In Citrus sinensis cultivar Valencia sweet orange chromosome 2, DVS_A1.0, whole genome shotgun sequence, a single genomic region encodes these proteins:
- the LOC102621341 gene encoding syntaxin-125: MNDLISNSFKRYSNVDLEAGGEIRKGTENLDKFFDDVENVKEDMKVVEKLYKRLQESNEETKVAHNAKTMKQIRARMDSDVEQVLKRVKVIKGKLEALEKSNAANRKVPGCGPGSSVDRTRTSVVAGLGKKLKDTMDDFQHLRAKMTAEYQETIERRYFTVTGQQADEQMIENLISSGESENFLQKAIQEQGRGQIMDTISEIQERHDAVKEIEKNLLELHQVFLDMFALVEAQGHQLNDIESHVAHANSFVRRGTEQLEFARESQKDSRKWTCIAILLGIILIIVFLFPLISTLIVNSPQ; this comes from the coding sequence ATGAACGACCTCATTTCGAACTCATTCAAGAGATACTCCAATGTCGACCTGGAGGCCGGCGGGGAGATTAGAAAAGGGACGGAAAATCTCGACAAGTTCTTCGACGACGTGGAGAATGTGAAAGAGGATATGAAAGTGGTCGAGAAGCTTTACAAAAGGTTACAGGAATCAAATGAAGAGACCAAAGTTGCCCACAACGCAAAAACCATGAAGCAGATTCGAGCCAGAATGGATTCCGACGTTGAGCAAGTCCTGAAACGGGTCAAAGTTATAAAGGGAAAGCTTGAGGCTCTTGAAAAATCCAATGCAGCTAACAGAAAAGTTCCAGGGTGCGGTCCAGGATCATCTGTGGACAGAACCAGGACCTCGGTTGTTGCTGGTTTGGGAAAGAAACTGAAGGACACCATGGATGATTTTCAGCATCTGAGGGCTAAAATGACAGCTGAGTATCAGGAAACAATTGAGAGAAGGTATTTTACAGTAACGGGGCAGCAAGCAGATGAACAAATGATTGAGAATTTGATATCCAGTGGGGAGAGTGAGAACTTCCTTCAGAAGGCAATTCAAGAACAGGGGAGAGGGCAGATTATGGACACAATATCGGAGATACAAGAGAGGCATGATGCTGTGAAGGAGATTGAGAAGAATTTGCTTGAGCTTCATCAGGTCTTCTTGGACATGTTTGCATTGGTGGAAGCACAAGGGCACCAGCTGAATGATATCGAGAGCCACGTGGCGCATGCTAATTCGTTTGTGAGGAGAGGAACTGAGCAGCTGGAGTTCGCTAGGGAAAGCCAGAAGGACTCCAGGAAATGGACTTGTATTGCCATATTGCTTGGCATTATTctcattattgtttttctttttccacttATATCAACTCTTATTGTTAATAGTCCtcagtga